The window CCAGCATGCCGACGGCGGCGCTGGCGCTCCATATCAACAGCATGGGATCGGTGGAGGCGCTCGGCTTCGTGGTGCCGCTGACCTATTTCATCTTCATCATTCTTTCGACGCTGCGGCTGGATTTCTGGCTGTCGGCCTTCACCGGCCTGGTCGCGGCGGTCGAGCTGTTCGCCATGGCGATGTGGTATTACCCCGACGGCCCGCCCGACGTTACCTACCATCTGCTGCGCAGCATGATCATTTTTGTCGGCGGCCTGCTTGCGGGCGCGGTCGGCCTGCTGGTTCGCCGCCAGTTCGAAACCAGCATCGCCGCCGTCACCGCGCGCGATCGGGTGACCAACCTGTTCGGACAGCACGTCTCGCCGCAGGTGGTCGAGCGCCTGCTGGCCGAGGGAACGCTGGCGCACAGCGACATCCGCCGCGTTGCCGTGATGTTCGTGGATTTTCGAAGCTTCACCGCGGGCGCGCGCTCGCGCAGCCCGCAGGAAGTGGTCGATCGCCTCGACGGTGCGTTCGCGATACTGGTCGAGATTCTCGATCGCCATGGCGGCATCGTGAACAAGTTTCTCGGCGACGGTTTCCTGGCGCTGTTCGGCGCTCCGTTCGAAACCGAAAACGCCACCCGCCATGCGGTCGATGCGGCGCATGAAATGCTGGCGGCGATGACGCGGATCAATGAAGCGAGCTCATGGCCGCTGCGGATCGGTATCGGCTTGCATTTCGGCGAAGTGGTCGCCGGAAATATCGGCTCGCCGCGCCGCAAGGAATACACCGTGATCGGCGACACCGTAAATCTTGCCGCGCGGATCGAAGGGCTCAACAAGCAGTTCGATTCGCAGTTCCTGGTCTCGGCGGTGGTGCACGAGACGCTCGGAAACTCAGTCGAGGATGCCCGCCCGCTCGGCGAGGTTGCGATCCGCGGCTACGACCGCCCGCTGGCGATCTGGCAACTGGGGTGACGTTGCCGTCGGTAGCCGGGAATCGGCGGCGCCGTTTCCAGACATCACATCACGGGAGCTGACAGGTTTTCGATGGCGACGCCCTCGCGCTCCCTGATGATCTCGGCAATGAACGTGCGGTGGCAGTGTCGGTGGTCGCGCTCGTAGCACAGGATACAGATCGGCCCGGTTGTCCTGATCAGGGTTGCAAGCTCGTCCATCTCCTCCCTGGCCTGCGGCGTTTTCAGATGGGCCTGGTAGATCCTGGTCAGCGTCTTGATGTCGCCGCTGCGGGCGGCCTCGCGGCCGTCCTTGGGTGTGCCGAGTCCGCGCAGATGCAGATAGGCGATGCCGCGGTCGTCGAGACCGGAGGCGAGCTGGTTTTTTGAAAAGCCCGGGCGGCGGGAGGAGGCGACGGCGCGCACGTCGACCAGCAGCTTCACGCCGGTCTGCTGCAACTCGTCGAGCACCGCTTTGGCCGGCGTTTGTTCATAACCGATGGTGAAGAGCTGTTTCGCTTTGAACGTCTTCGCCTTTGCCATCGTTGATGCAACGCTCCCTTGAGGTGGTTATTTCACCCGTTCGATCAGCTCCATCGCGCCGGCCGGCGCGCGGATCTTGCCTTCATGGATCACATAGGCAAACACATCGCGCGGCTGCTTCTTCGGCGCCGTGGTGTCGACCTTGGGCAGGTCGTCCGGCTCGCCGCCCTCGGCCCACAGTTGCAGCCGCGCGGCCCAGGCGTCGAGCGCCTTGGGCGGATAACAGGTCTTGATGTCGTCATTGCCCTTCTGCAGCCGCGCATAAACAAAATCTCCGACCACGTCGGCAATCGCCGGATAAGTCGTGTGTTCAGAGAACACCACCGGGATGCCGAACTGGCGCAACAGCGCGACGAAAGCGGGGGTCTTGAAACTGTCGTGGCGGACCTCGACCACATGGCGCAGCGTCAGGCCGTCGCGCTCGCGCGGCAGCAGCTCCAGGAACTTGCCGAAGTCGGCTTCGTCGAACTTCTTGGTCGGGGCGAACTGCCACAGCACCGGTCCCAGCCGGTCGCGGAGCTCGGTGATGCCCTGGTCGTAAAACCTCTTGATGGAGTCGCCGGCCTCCGCCAGCACCTTGCGATTGGTGGTGAAGCGCGAGGCCTTGAGCGAGAACACGAAACCATCGGGCACTTCGCTGGCCCATTTGCGAAAGGTCTCGGGTTTCTGCGAGCCGTAATAAGTGCCGTTGACCTCGATCGAGGTCAGCTTGCTCGCCGCATAGTTCAGCTCCTTCGCCTGCGGCAGCTTGTCCGGATAGAACACGCCGCGCCAGGGTTCGAAGGTCCAGCCGCCGATGCCGAGCAGGATTCGACCGGTTTTCTTTGCCGCGGTTTTGGGGGTCTTTGTCACGCGCGAACCTCTTTCCTTGCCGCTGTCTTGCCGCCTTGGGTGCGGCGAACAAACTAGGAACACTTTCGGGGCCGAGCAAGCGGAAAATCGCTGGGAAGCACGGGCGAGGCGGGTTGTGCCCATCCCCTTGCAAATCGGATTTCGATCCCCATATGGGTTGGAGCCGGCGGTGTCGATGCTTCCCCCCAAGCTCCATCGCCGAGACGACCACGAGATGATTTGGCTGCGCCGGATGTACGCGCGCCGTGTCGTTCGTGGTCGTTAGCATTTCTGGGCCTCTTTTGAGGCGAATCCCCCGATTTCCGCAAGATTACTTGCCAGATTCCTTGCTCGATTCCTTTCTTGGCACTGCTGGGCGGCGCGGATATAGCTGCCGCCCATGACCCAATCCGTGACCCCGGCCTCGACCCCGGCCAAGATCCACCCCCTGGTGGATGTGCGTTTTTCTGATCCGTCGTCGGACCGTTCCGCTGATTCATCTTGGGCGGTCGAACGCCAGCTGTCCGTGATCGTTCCGACCTTCAACGAACGCGACAACGTCACCAAGCTGTTCCAGAAGCTCGAGGCGACGCTGGCCGGCGTGGCCTGGGAAGTCATCTTTGTCGACGACAACTCGCCGGACGGAACCTGGGACGTGGTCCGCGGGCTGGCCGAACGCGATACCCGCGTCCGCTGCCTGCGCCGGATCGGGCGGAGAGGGCTGTCGGGTGCGTGCATCGAAGGCATCCTGGCCTCGAGCGCGCCCTACGTGGCCGTGATCGATGCCGATCTCCAGCATGATGAAACCCAGCTGCCGAAGATGCTGGCGCTGCTGCAAAGCGATGCCGCCGAGCTCGTCGTCGGCAGCCGGTATGTCGATGGCGGCAGCGCCGAGAGTTTCGGCAGCGGCCGGCTGCGCATCAGTGCGGCGGCGACGCTTTTGGCGAAACGTCTCCTGAACATCAAGATCGCCGATCCGATGAGCGGCTTCTTCATGATTCGGCGCGATCGGTTCGAACAGCTCGCGCCGTCGCTGTCGGTGCAGGGCTTCAAGATCCTGCTCGATATCGTCGCGACCGCGCGCGGGACCCTGCGCACCGTCGAAGTTCCGTTTGTGTTCGGGACGCGGCAGCACGGCGAGAGCAAGCTCGATTCCATGGTCGCGCTGGATTTCCTCGGCCTGGTGCTGGCGAAACTGACGCGTGACCTGGTGTCGCTGCGCTTCCTGCTGTTCGCGCTGGTCGGCTCGTTTGGCCTCGCGGTGCATCTCGTGACCCTCGATATCGCATTCTCGCTGCTGCCGACCTCGTTCGCCGAGGCGCAGACCATCGCCGCCTTTGTCGCCATGACCAGCAATTTCCTGCTGAACAATTTCCTGACCTACCGGGATCAGCGGCTGAAAGGCCTGGCGATCGTTCGCGGCCTGGTGGTGTTTTATCTGGTGTGCGGCGTGGGCCTGCTCGCCAATGTTGGCGTCGCCTTTTCGATCTACAACCAGCAACCGATCTGGTGGCTTGCTGGCGCCGCAGGCGCGCTGATGGGTGTGGTCTGGAACTACGCCGTGTCGAGCCTTTTCGTCTGGCGCAAGCGATGAACCTCGAGCGGCTGGGCAATGCGCGCAATGTGGTGCTGACGGTTCTGGCGCTGGTGCTTCTGCGCCTGATCGTCTCCGCCATCACGCCGCTGACCTTCGACGAGGCCTATTACTGGACCTGGTCGAAACATCTGGCGGGCGGCTACTACGATCATCCGCCGATGGTCGCCGTCGTCATCCGCCTCGGCACGCTGCTGGCCGGCGATACCGAACTGGGCGTGCGGCTGGTGTCGGTGCTGCTGGCGCTGCCGATGAGCTGGGCGGTCTATCGCACAGCGCAGATCCTGTTCGGCAGCGATCGCGTGGCGTCGACTGCGGCGATCTTCCTGAATGTCACGCTGATGGTGGCGGTCGGCACCGTGATCGTGACGCCGGATGCGCCGCTGATGGTCGCCTCCGCCTTTGTGCTCTACAGCCTCGCCAAGGTGCTGGAGACCGGGCGCGGCGTCTGGTGGATCGCCGTCGGTATCGCGGTCGGCATGGCTCTGCTGTCGAAATACACTGCGCTGCTGTTCGGCGTCGGAATCCTGGTGTGGCTGATTGCGGTGCCGCGGCTGCGGCGCTGGCTCATCTCGCCGTGGCCTTATCTCGGCGGCGTTGTCGCTTTCGCCGTGTTCGCGCCGGTGATCCTCTGGAACCAGCAGCACCACTGGGTCTCGTTCATCAAGCAGTTCGGGCGTGCAAGGGTCGACGGACTGACACTGCGGTTCATCGGCGAGGTGATCCCGACCCAGTTCGCGTTCGCGACGCCACTGATTTTTATCCTCGGTGCGATGGGGCTCTACGTGCTGTCGCGCCGCGACGCCGGCGCATGGTCGGCGCGGCTGCTGGTGAGCGTGATGTTCTGGCCGATCA is drawn from Bradyrhizobium prioriisuperbiae and contains these coding sequences:
- a CDS encoding adenylate/guanylate cyclase domain-containing protein; the protein is MRWPWYQIIKGQPAVSQEFNHELTRAILKTELLRIKALIVTTAVLGTFLWSLYFIAPEQIEKLWHGNLRTSDLVIILVPFLIFELIVHALVKRHIAQDHDVPVFRRYGSAVIETSMPTAALALHINSMGSVEALGFVVPLTYFIFIILSTLRLDFWLSAFTGLVAAVELFAMAMWYYPDGPPDVTYHLLRSMIIFVGGLLAGAVGLLVRRQFETSIAAVTARDRVTNLFGQHVSPQVVERLLAEGTLAHSDIRRVAVMFVDFRSFTAGARSRSPQEVVDRLDGAFAILVEILDRHGGIVNKFLGDGFLALFGAPFETENATRHAVDAAHEMLAAMTRINEASSWPLRIGIGLHFGEVVAGNIGSPRRKEYTVIGDTVNLAARIEGLNKQFDSQFLVSAVVHETLGNSVEDARPLGEVAIRGYDRPLAIWQLG
- a CDS encoding DUF488 domain-containing protein, giving the protein MAKAKTFKAKQLFTIGYEQTPAKAVLDELQQTGVKLLVDVRAVASSRRPGFSKNQLASGLDDRGIAYLHLRGLGTPKDGREAARSGDIKTLTRIYQAHLKTPQAREEMDELATLIRTTGPICILCYERDHRHCHRTFIAEIIREREGVAIENLSAPVM
- a CDS encoding DUF72 domain-containing protein, which produces MTKTPKTAAKKTGRILLGIGGWTFEPWRGVFYPDKLPQAKELNYAASKLTSIEVNGTYYGSQKPETFRKWASEVPDGFVFSLKASRFTTNRKVLAEAGDSIKRFYDQGITELRDRLGPVLWQFAPTKKFDEADFGKFLELLPRERDGLTLRHVVEVRHDSFKTPAFVALLRQFGIPVVFSEHTTYPAIADVVGDFVYARLQKGNDDIKTCYPPKALDAWAARLQLWAEGGEPDDLPKVDTTAPKKQPRDVFAYVIHEGKIRAPAGAMELIERVK
- a CDS encoding glycosyltransferase family 2 protein; amino-acid sequence: MTQSVTPASTPAKIHPLVDVRFSDPSSDRSADSSWAVERQLSVIVPTFNERDNVTKLFQKLEATLAGVAWEVIFVDDNSPDGTWDVVRGLAERDTRVRCLRRIGRRGLSGACIEGILASSAPYVAVIDADLQHDETQLPKMLALLQSDAAELVVGSRYVDGGSAESFGSGRLRISAAATLLAKRLLNIKIADPMSGFFMIRRDRFEQLAPSLSVQGFKILLDIVATARGTLRTVEVPFVFGTRQHGESKLDSMVALDFLGLVLAKLTRDLVSLRFLLFALVGSFGLAVHLVTLDIAFSLLPTSFAEAQTIAAFVAMTSNFLLNNFLTYRDQRLKGLAIVRGLVVFYLVCGVGLLANVGVAFSIYNQQPIWWLAGAAGALMGVVWNYAVSSLFVWRKR
- a CDS encoding glycosyltransferase family 39 protein, whose product is MNLERLGNARNVVLTVLALVLLRLIVSAITPLTFDEAYYWTWSKHLAGGYYDHPPMVAVVIRLGTLLAGDTELGVRLVSVLLALPMSWAVYRTAQILFGSDRVASTAAIFLNVTLMVAVGTVIVTPDAPLMVASAFVLYSLAKVLETGRGVWWIAVGIAVGMALLSKYTALLFGVGILVWLIAVPRLRRWLISPWPYLGGVVAFAVFAPVILWNQQHHWVSFIKQFGRARVDGLTLRFIGEVIPTQFAFATPLIFILGAMGLYVLSRRDAGAWSARLLVSVMFWPIMLYFLWHSLHSRVEGNWLGPVYPAFAIAAAAAAHSPSWRGRAQQTVAFCRRWANPVGVVMLLALIVQANTGILTGYRRDASVRSIGVGWNELAREIDAVRVRTGATCVLAPDYGTTSWLIFYLAKYAKNVCVLQPQQRMRWVNMPEPDPALLQGKLLFVDEVRPDGQAKLKANYSRFEKVAELTRKRGPLTIETYELDLLEGAKGEVIDRSPPPELQ